Proteins co-encoded in one Malus domestica chromosome 09, GDT2T_hap1 genomic window:
- the LOC103444167 gene encoding heavy metal-associated isoprenylated plant protein 21, with product MGALDYLSNFCTVTSTRSKRKAMQTVEIKVKMDCDGCERRVKHAVTSMKGVKTVEVNRKQSRVTVSGYVEPNKVLKRVKSTGKKRAEFWPYIDQHLVRYPYASGVYDWRAPKGYVRNVVQAFPASINAPEENMVTLFSDDNVNACSIM from the exons ATGGGTGCTCTTGATTATCTTTCAAACTTTTGCACAGTCACCAGCACAAGAAGCAAGCGTAAAGCAATGCAG ACAGTTGAGATCAAAGTCAAAATGGACTGTGATGGCTGTGAAAGAAGAGTCAAGCATGCTGTTACCTCTATGAAAG GTGTAAAAACTGTGGAGGTGAACCGGAAACAAAGCCGGGTGACAGTGAGCGGGTATGTAGAACCGAACAAGGTGTTGAAGCGAGTAAAAAGCACAGGCAAGAAGAGAGCTGAGTTTTGGCCCTACATTGATCAACATCTAGTACGCTATCCCTACGCCTCTGGAGTTTACGACTGGCGGGCGCCAAAAGGCTATGTCCGGAATGTGGTTCAAGCTTTTCCGGCGTCTATAAATGCACCTGAGGAGAACATGGTCACCCTCTTCAGTGATGATAATGTCAATGCTTGTTCCATAATGTAG